A stretch of DNA from Tribolium castaneum strain GA2 chromosome 7, icTriCast1.1, whole genome shotgun sequence:
taataaaataaaaaatcgaccATTTAATTAGAGAGTTTTttctgttgtttttttattttaaaagaggtaattgttttttatttttttacaagctTAAAGGTTTCatgttaattataataaaataattataaaataagacAAGAGCAGAAAGTTAAAACCTTTTATGTAATTTAtccgcaatattttaaattttccatttttttttaaattactagaaacaaaacaaagcagtaaacaaaaatatcaaaaatgacGACAAATATTGCTATAatgtcaaaattgaaaatttacaaaaaaaattattcgaggattttaaaaaattgggcCTTGACAGAATTTTGTGCATTAATTTTGCAACACATTCATTTACAGCCCATTAACAGGACCGAAGTGACGCTGAAGCGAGCAAGACActtgctttaataaaaaatttaatgcaattcattttaaaaataattaccttCCTTGCTCACAAACACGCTAAATAgctaaaatttaatcatttctCTCCCCAGTTTAATagcattttgtaaaaaataaagaaaaaggaaaaatataaCACTATTTTCAACCTAGTTCAAAAATTCCTTAGAAATATTCAAAAACATTTCAAGTTTTCTGAAACAATCAATTGTCTTACAATCGCTAGTAATAAGCAAATGTAACATTTTCGACCCAATTTCCTActtagttttgaaaaattccaataCAGTTactgtaaattaatttcaataattctAAGCAATTTAAACAGatctaaacaaataaatttcacaCTAAATATTTACAGAAAACTCCCAAAGGAAACAAATAGTTCCAAACCAAATTCCCGAAAAATTTAGTCatttagaaacaaaaataattcctCCAGGAAAACCATAACTTTTAATAATTCCAAgcagttttcattaaattccaaaaatttgtaCAACTAAGTCCAGAGTAAACTGTCCCCtaatttttgtcgaaatttccAAGAAAATCTTGCAAAATTACGAGCAAAATTAATGCATTTTAggataaaaaacttttaaaaatagtgTCATTTTCGATGCTTTTTTGGGAATTTTTGACAGAATTTCGTTAAAATCATTGTCTTTTTGggataaataaatgtaacacAATGACAAAATCCTATAACTTTctatccaatttttattttgcagtcTAGTTTAAGGAAATTTCACAAATACCAGCACTTTTATCTCAACAATATGCTTAAACAGTGCTAAAAAAAGTTGCTCcacttttaaacaaattttttaatttattggtcattttggtaattttttgagaaaataattccgctaaattgacaaaataaagacAAACCTGAATATGATGCTAACATTTCAGttgatttagaaaaaaattctacaaaataattagatttCTGGCTAAACAACGTGAAAAAACTCCCGAAAAATGAAAACTATTCAAATGTTTAACTTAGCTTTATGACTTGtttgtctattttaataaaagttcgCGATTTTGGACGTACATTTTACTAAATGTGGCAAAATAGTTACTTTAGGACTTAATAGAGCTACAAtgctaaaaaaaaagaaataattacataattatgtatttataaattagtGACTTCGCATTTCGcctcaacaaaaaattgagtttctcaacgaaaaaacaaacattttcgAGACAATTTGGAGAATTTGTGGGTAATTCAGACGAAATTTCGTAGAATAATTGCGTTTTGAGTGAAAAaacttattgatttttcggcacaatttagaaaatttttacagAAGGCAGTATGTTTTTCTTACTAATTTGCTTAAAGGTTCGTTCtccatttttcaacaaattttgaaatttctcgattatttttttaacacttaaaaAGACAAAACGCTGTAATCTTCGAttgaatttattgattttttggaaGATTTTTGggagaaattttgtaaaataatggCATTCCTCAAAACGAAGTAAAATgcctgaaaaaataaaactaaatattattttgacttttcggctaatcttaaacaaaataatcttttattcattaaaaaaaacaataaaaaacattttaattgcggGCGCCTTTTATAATTATACTCATAAAAACAGTGCTTGCTTTctgtaaaatatttgaaaaaacattattattattattatattgttattattattacattattattattgttattagattattattatattattatacattaagtaatcttttcttttagtattattttctattattaatattctattatattatattatatattatttatttctagttttagttttttggtttattgtgTTAGCTAAAATTCACCTCCTCATATtcttttattgaataaagtcattgttattacattacaaaaatCGACCAAACAACTACGCTTCtggttaaataataatgtgaaaaaacgctcgaaaacaaaaaaatcattgaaatCTTTTAAgacacagtttttttaataaatatcgcAAAATTCTGAATAACAAGCCAAATagcttgaaaaaaaagtagaaatcGTGTACTTTTATaccaaatttagtgattttccTTCCATTCTAACTCTAACaaaatttcaccaaaaaataaagattaaaaaacacCACTTCCGACCCAATTCAATgctttttttgagtaattttcgcgtaaaataattgtaaataaaaaactgtaaacCACATTCAGGTTTAATATTAATTGTGTATAAGTCTGTACAAAAATTTCTTCTTCAAAATGATTTTGCCAGAAAACTTTCCGTAACTTAGCGCAACTTTTTGAAACGAAATATaacagtaatttttatttttgagtttaatagaaaaatatatagtagaaaatgtgatttaaaaaaaacttacaaatttGACGCTGGCCTTCGTAGGGATCGTCGACTGACAGACGGGTCCGTACCCCTCTTGTAAGTCCTCAGGTGAGACCCCCCTGGTGTCCCTACAGGCCTCCTCGATCTCCTTCTGCATCTTGGCAAACCTTTTCctgcaaaaaaaatctctCCGGTTATAACTTCTTTCCATCAGGGCCTGTAGACAAAATTCTGGtccgaaaaaaatataaaaaaaacatacctGAAACGGCCGAAAGTGCTGCGCACTAGCTGTTTGCTGCCATCGCTGGAAATCATAAAGAAGCAAATCGTCTACTGACATGcgaacaaaaacaaaacacatGCTAATTAGAGCTAGATTTTTTCGAGCGTATGCCAGATGAATAATTCTGGGGTGAATTCAGCTGATCTTAGACCTTTGCCAAGTTCGAGGAAAGACATATACAACGAGAGGGAACTGACAAGCTCATTAATACCCGGACGCGGAGTAAAGCACGAGGATAAGGTTACCTATTAATATGGTGGATTTTTCATTATAACAAGGCTTTTTGTTTCCGCGTTTCGTGATTAGGAATTCTTCGTATATCATTCGGTTGCGTGGTTGGGTTTGTTGCATTATTGGAATTTGTGGGATGGCAGGAATTTCGCCATTTGGATTTTTTGGCGAACGGCATGGGGCCGAATGAAATATTAACAGGAGAGTCTTTCAGATCGGACATTACACTCGACCATATTATCATACAAAAACACTTGTGGCGATCATGGACAGAAATTCATGTTTTAGGGACTACCGAAAACAAATTCAGGATAAACGTTcgattcaaatttttgaatatgacatttttacaattttacttGTTCTAACGTAATTTTCtaatacaaaaaacattttttcatgtttatttttatccaCACTACGCTTCAGcttcttatttaattttttcacatttgattttttagttcgctgctacatttttttctataaacaataaacttttttcaatcatttgtcttcaatttttttcttaaataattgtttaatcTTTGTATTTGAatacttttttctttctttatttgttctttacatttaaacatattattttccTTTCATATTAGTAATCCTTtcttttttcgaatttaattaaaaaatatttagtatctgcttagtttttccttcattaatttagtattcttttgtaaacttttctttctattgcaattataaaatttcagttgattttttcgtagacaggaaaagaaaaaatatcaaaaaataaatcagcctcgatttatttatttcgtcaaattacaaattaatgtAATAAGAGAAAGTCGATGTTGTTTGCTTTCTGTCAACCATTTCGGGTCTTATCTCAATTTATCCTAGACTTAGAAAAATTCGAAATTGACTTTTCTCCAACACTGTCTTAAGTCGGATACTCTCCAACAGAAAGCATTTGATGCAAGaacttttcacttttttctcgCTCAATATACAATTTTACTTGTTCTAAcgtaattttctaataaaaaaatccttttttcatgtttatttttatccagattacttaattttttcacttttaattttttattttgctgctagatttttttctataaacgATATACTTTTTGAAATCATTTGTCttcgatttttttcttaaatgattttttgatcTTTGTatttgaatatatttttttctttctttaaatGTTCTTTACATTTAAACATATTGTTTTCTTTTCATATTAGTAATcctttttttcgaatttaattaaaaactaattagtaattgtttagtttttctttcattaatttttttaccgtaAACTTAGTGTTCTTGTGTAAACTTTTCTTTCTAtgtcattttcaaatttcagtTGATTTTTTCGTACAggcaagaaaaagaaaaacatcaaaaaataaatcaggctcgatttatttatttggtcaaattacaaatttatgtaATAAGAAAAAGTCAATGTTGTTTGCTTTCCGTCAACCATGTCGGGTCTTATCTCAATTTATCTTAgacttttcacttttttctcgCTCAATATACTATTTTACTTGTTCTAACgtaattttctaacaaaaaagccttttttcatgtttattttttatgcagattacttaattttttcatttttaattttttagtttgctgctagattttttttataaacaataaacattttgcaaTCATTTGTCttcgatttttttcttaaatgattttttgatcTCTGTatttgaatatatttttttcactctttaattgttatttacatttaaacaTATTGTTTCCTTTCATATTAGTAATCCTTTTTTTtcgcatttaattaaaaaataattgtatatGCTTAGTTTTTccttcataaatttttttaccgtTAATTTAGTATTCTTTTGTAAACTTTTCTTTCTGTTGTCATCTTAAAATTTCAGTTGAATTTTTCGTACAggcaagaaataaaaataaaaaaataaatcaggctggttttatttatttcgtcaaattacaaatttatgtaATAAGACAAAGTCAATGGTGTTTGCATTCTGTCAACCATTTCGGGTCTTATCTCACTTTATCCTAGACTTAGGATATATAGGAAAATTCCAAATTCACTTTTCTCCAACATCTCATGTCGGATACTCTCCAACAGAAAGCATTTGTTTCGGAATCCtgggtaaaaaataaatagataaaaataaatatttcccaTTCGTAAAATTACAATGTCCGGATGTACaattatcattatcaaaaaaaaaaaacaaaaataaagaaataattgtcTTTTGTAACAATGCGATTCTTACGCAACTTAATAAATTGTccatttttagaaaagaaaGTGGCCTTAAAACAACACAAATCTTACCTAACCTATTAGTGGAATAATATGTAAATTCGCCATTCATTAATATTCATATGAatcgaaatattttaaaaactaaatacgTAACTAACTGCAATTTTAccgcaaaaaacaaataactttatttaatGTCTCTAccaaacacaaatttttttagaaattcaaattttccatatttattattcaatcgtatttaacaatattttataattatgcatgtgttttattattatttattacaagtttaCTCACGAGATTAGgtacatattttttagtttaggtTGGAGTTAAATGtgtgtttatatttttattattcattattattattcaatattaatttcattcgTTTTTGTTAGTTATTGTTATTCCTATATTTCTCAAATtacctatgaatttttattattgtccAATTTTACGAGACTTTATCGTAAAAATTCGAACAAGACTATGTAAATTCGCTGTTCAGtaatctttaaaattaaataatgaacAACTAATTATAGTTGTTCACTTGTTTTATCACAAGTACACAAATCAAATACTTTTATCTCTTATCTCAACCAAACACGAGCCTTAATACGAATTCAAATTTTCCATAAAGCTCCCTTTTTGCAACCTAACtcgtaaataaaagaaaaattgttatcaaCTGTCAAAAAGCGATTTTCACTAAAACAACAAAGCCAAGCAAAACGTAACGTAAAAGCACAAAGATTAGTTGCAGTTGTGAAAAAGGTGAAGAGTAAAATGCGTTCCATCACCAGTCATCTCCCCAACAACTTACTTGAGgaaattttcgttttcttcATTCATTCTATCGGCGTCTTTCGTTTTGTACTTCATCAAGCGGTCGAGTAATTGTCTATTTTCGTcctggaaattttttcaagtgataATGAGGCGATTTAAAGGCCTGTTAAGTACCTGAAGCTTGCGCATCTTGTCCTCAAGACACGTAAAGGCCAGGTGAAGGGCCTGGTGCTCGTCCCTAAGGGCCTCATTCAGCAAATTCAACTCCTTGTTATTTCGGTCGAAAAGGGCGATTTCCGCTTGAAGACTCGCAATTTTGGCTGCGTTTTCGGCCaaactgcaaaaaaattgcactaaAAAAACGCAACTAACTTGAACAAACCTTATGTCTCTGGCCATTAGaaatttctctttctcttGCAATTTGGCGTTTAGGTCGATTATTTGTTGCGAATTCTCCCCTTTCCGCCTGTGCAACTCGGTGAGCTCCTCCTGCTGGCTTAGCAGCTTCTGCtccaaaatttgtattttttcgtgGAGGCGGCTGTCGCCGCCCCCGCCCGCGGGGCGGTCCCCGTCCACCCGCAACTTCTCATTCTGTATCGACAGTTGCAAATTCTCGTGTTTTAGAGCGTTCACATTGTCGAATATTTTGTTATCTGGAAgccaaaatcaaaacaaattttgaggtTAGGTCCTTTGACTCACGTTGTGCTATGAGATCCTGGAAGCAGTGGGTTTGAATCTTGTTCCGTTTTTGCAATTTGGTCAGAATTTCTTCCCTCCAGTTGACTTCAGCTGTTGCCATTTTGGGGGGCTCGCATTAGAGATGGGAGTCAGACTGACATGAAACATACAGAGAGCGACCTTGGATGCTCGGAAAATAATTGCTTTGAATAaattaacgtaatttatttgcGCGAGGCGGAAATTATGGGTGATTAAAGCACAAACATTGATAATTTTTCAGGGGGGTTTATTTTGACAAGTATGACAGATGGCAACGTGAGAAAACAGCTGATATAGGCCGCCACGCGCATGTCcctggtaatttatttatcaaaatttttattaattaagcaATAAATTTACCGATCTACATGATATAATTGGCAAAAACAATGTCCAGTCACGATTTACTATCGTTGATCACCAATTTTATATTGTATAATTGGTTGCATACATGGGAAATGTAGACTGGTAACTAGGCAAAGTTTAAAATTAGTCACAAACAGTGGCGACACGTAGCGAAATGTTCCCTGAACTAACCCAAATTGGCGGCAAATTTGAACACACTTAGTTATTTGGTGATAAAAGACCTCAAAATGCGGTAGGATTATGGGAAACGGGAAAATAAAACTCTGCCCGCAttatattacattttatttcagaaaTATTGAACCTACATTGTCTAACGTTTCAAATAAATGCAAACTTTTAAAACGCTACACTactttttatcaaattatgtTAGGAATACCCTTTAGTTCATTTTTTAAGTAGGTAGGTACACTTATTTGAGGAAGCAATCACTTGTATAAGTTTAATGAATgtgtttttcgtttttttaatttttagtgttCAATCATAactgaaataattaaacttCTTTACATAAATCGACAATGGCACTTATctataaatatataaacaGCAGAAAATGATCAAAATGAAACTCCACTGCCTCAAAATAGAACAATTTCATCTCActatcaaaaattgaaaagctTTATAGTACAATATCTCGTAATCTAGAATTTGGTTTCCCGTCATCAAATTTTCTAGTCATCCTCGAATCGGATATGTGTTTTTCACAGCTTCCTCGATCAATGACTAGGGCTGACACCGGTCTTCAGTGATCAAGGAAGCTGTGTTTTTAGTAACAAGCCGGCGAACCAATCAAATCAAAGCAAGAAATGAGTCGTAATCAGAATTTTGACGTCGTCGAGTTATCGCTTTTAACAGTACTTGTGAGCACTTTAACATCATTAAATCACATTATATAATAATTACGATTAAGTTTGTAATACTTTCAGACGTATtgctatattttttcttatattgAAGCAAATTATCGTTTCGTTACGTTGTTTGAATTTCATTGAGTTGTGCGTTGTGTAGGTTTAGAAACTATGAAACTACTGATGAAGACCGGGTGTCGAACGAAACGTTACATTCAACATCGCTATTTCTAATCCTATACTTAGCAAACGAGTCAAATTGGCTTTGGTATCAGCGTGTCTTTGGaaaagaaaaacgaaaaaacacaaaacactagcgatttattttttcattttttcagaCTACTCTCTGTGTCGGGTGTGTGTGAGTGTGTGGTGCAGCTTCTTTCACTGTTAATTCACTTCAATAAATTCCGGTGAAAGCGCGGCTCAGAAGTTCTGAAGCGAGCCGAATTCCAATGAAGGTTGTTGTCAGTAGACCCAAGAAACGGGAATCCATTGCGGAGTGGTCTGGACGCGCTCGATGGCCGCCTCCAAGGCCGCGATCGTCTCGTCGATATCATTGTTTACGATTGTTAAGTCGAAGTAGTGCCCGTAGGCCTGACGCAACATGTCAGATTCTTTGGCGAGTCGTTCTAAACTACCGTCGTACTGCCAAAAaacacaacaataaacaccAATTTTAGATAAGTAATGAAGCCTTTGCTATTGACACGAGAATATGCAATTAGACTGCCATGAAAGACCTTTGCATTATTGTTAATGGGCTAATAACATGACAGGTGTAACAAGAATCCACCACATTATTACCTACAGTAAATAGCATCAAATGGCTTCATTACGCTATGTGTTCACATATCAATAATATTTACTCGTTTGTGCAACGGAACACAAATTTGAGGCGGATTTCGAAGGAAATATACCGGAGTAAAATAATCCGTTAAACACTTATAATTAAGTAAATTGGGGACAAAACTACAtgtgaaaatgtttttttttatataaaaacttaaaatttaaaatttcgccAAGGGCTAAAAAACAGGAAGTCGAAAAAAAGACTTTCCAGTGATTACAAAGCCAAGAGGGTAATGGTTAATAATTCTAGTGTTATtggcaaaaaactgaaaaattcgagaaatcgaaaaaatcaaaataaaaaatgtttaatttcttattttatcatttacgACCATGGCCTCCTTGATGTATAGAGACAACTTCGTTCTTCATACATCAAGAAGGCCATGATTACGACAAAGatattccaaaaataaaattgatttgatTGAACTTATATTGGTGTACTTCTTGTTGGATTTTCTTGGCGTGGAAACTAAAACTAAACATTGTTTATTTCTTATATTGGTgctcaaaaaatttacaaaattgataatagCTTTCAAGTTATCAACACttattagctgttttaaaactagaaaaatgccaacgtcgcattttctctcaaaattagctgttctAAATTCTTTAGCcgcttcaaaaaaataatagctaatgtaatttatacttccAATGAGAGATCAAGtgtttaattacaattaaaaaaaaatataaagaaaaataaaattattctgtaAAATGGACCGTTGgcgttttatagttttgaaacagctaatacctaagtttaacctgGTTTAGAGTTTgttagcaattttctcgaaaactattagtcgggactaatagttttttaaagataaataattaaaaaacctttTTA
This window harbors:
- the Atg16 gene encoding autophagy-related protein 16-1 isoform X4, which gives rise to MATAEVNWREEILTKLQKRNKIQTHCFQDLIAQHNKIFDNVNALKHENLQLSIQNEKLRVDGDRPAGGGGDSRLHEKIQILEQKLLSQQEELTELHRRKGENSQQIIDLNAKLQEKEKFLMARDISLAENAAKIASLQAEIALFDRNNKELNLLNEALRDEHQALHLAFTCLEDKMRKLQDENRQLLDRLMKYKTKDADRMNEENENFLNDGSKQLVRSTFGRFRKRFAKMQKEIEEACRDTRGVSPEDLQEGYGPVCQSTIPTKASVKFDAHDGEVNAVKWSPVDRLVATGGADRKVKLWEISKGACESKGMLVGSNAGVMAVDFDASGTMILGASNDYASRVWTVADQRLRSLQRLSVRPELSPEGKLTLTDIPSLSLLDLRRCQINVHKAMMSSWAERKTAPATIKPAMFMQTPDSLGMKMASDSSDLFASRSKPNLSVIWMDCTRSRSSWGSVERRRRRRPYDTTERRSPEDSSWSHCTGSQVGMQGVTSARNCTTSEEGNLKASKCDNKIWKFSRNIFMKI